The Larimichthys crocea isolate SSNF chromosome X, L_crocea_2.0, whole genome shotgun sequence genome segment CCCGTGTGCTTGCGGTAGTGACGTGTCAGCTCATCTGAGCGGGCAAATTTCCAGTTGCAGCCATCCCAAGGACAGTGGTAAGGCTTTTCCCCTGAAGAGTGAACAATAAAAGAGATGGTTACTACCAGACAAACGCATGAAATCATATCTTAAGAGTaattctttgttgtttctgtggtAGAATCAGTTGGGTGTACCTGTGTGGGTGCGCAGGTGAGCTTTGAGGTGTGAGCTCTTGGTGTAGGTCTTGCTGCATCCAGGGTATTCACAGCTGTGGACAGCGGGCCTCTTTTTCCCGGCAGGCCTTCGCCCACGCTTCCCCTCCAACCCACCAGGGGGCAGCTGTGGTCCAACAAGGAGGGGCTGCCGGTGAAGGGGCAGATGATGACCAGTGGCCTGGCTGTGGCCATAGTCACAGAAAAGGTTGCCGTTGGGGTTAAAGTGTGGCATATAGCTGTAGTGTCGAGGGTCAGGGGTCACAGCTTGAGGTGGTATGAACCTGCTGTCAGGGAAGGTCACTATGGAGGGGTGTTGCAGGGGGTAGTAAGTGTTAAAGTCACCTGATGAGACTGTACTGAGGTTTCCTCTGCTTTGCCTCTCCACACTGTCTCCTTCGGGGAAGCCAAACTGATCTACATTTGGTCGACCAGGAAATGAACTCAGACCTGTTTGGTCATTAGTATAACCATGATGGTACAGCTCTGGCTGGACCGACACTGTGGATACAACAGGGGACAGGAGATCCGCCATGAGGCTACCATTGTTCATCTGCAGGTGCTCTTGTACTGGTTGGTCCTTAAACATGGCCGCCTCTTGGTACGCTCTGTTTAGGTCTAACTGAGGGAGCCGTTGATCAGTATGGTCCAAAGAGGGGTTGAGGTCAGGCGATGGGCTGCTCCAATCAGACAGCAGGAACTCAATGTCCCAGGATGCCTGGCTCTCATCGTCCAGGAGCTCCTCCGCCATTTGTTGAGTGACCTGCAGCTGTTCAGAGCTGTTTGGTGACAGTTTGCTGCTTAGAGAGtccagagggagaggagcacTCTCAGACTTCCACACCTAGAAGGTGTTGGAGAGCATTGAGAAGTGATTAtctcatattttttaaacagagatTCCTGCACATTgcttttgtatttaaaaagtaaGACCACAATGCTGTCTTAAAATAGTACttagcattattattatgtgttcaCACTGGCTGTTCCTTTCTAATACATGTGCAGTGTAAGTTCTGGGGGACAGAATCCACGGctttatgtaaaaatacattGCAGAGTTCATCTGAAGCTACAGCAGTCTGAGTTAGACAAATCAAGTGTCTATCTTcgattttacagtttgtttgttttttacctcaAAACTTTGTGTTACAATCGCTCCACTGTGAATCAGCAAGAAACAACAAAGCAAGACTGTAAACATCTAAAGATACCCACTTGACCATATGCCAAACTCATACACTATTAGATtcaagtgaacattttgcacAGACTGTGGATTCTGTCTTCCGTCACTTGCATTGTAGATGATcttcagatttgtttgtttttttaattattattatattataagaaCTCATCAAAAATCAGAAGTATATACCTCCCAAACAACAACTAAGGGCCCCTTCAGTGACACAGTATGTAAGTTCTCAAGAGTATCTTCTCAGACTTCTCAGAACTGCTTTGTTACATAATACGAAGCTACTCTCTAAAACACCCGCATTAAAAATACTGGATGTATTTTTCCTAACCTGTTACAACCATAGAAGTTGTGCAAGACTAATGTTCGTGGCAGGTGTAATGTAAAAGTTTAAACTTTTATGAGACAAATCACAACTTCAGCATTATAGTGCAAATCTGACACATTTGCCACTTCAATATTAAGTGACAGAATTTTTAcatgatacaaataaataatcagcaCAATAATATAGATCATACTATGTTCCATACACATATTACTTTGGTACCAGCTCTTTAAatcaagtgttgtttctgtcaGTGTATAAGAATCAAACAAATTGAAGCAAACCTGATACTTACTTTCATGTTGTCACCGGTGTGAGCGAGGCTGGAGAAGGAGCTAAAAGAAGGGAGCACAGCCTGTGTAACAGCCATCAAGCACTTTGATATGACGCAGAAtaacagaggcagcagcagaagtgaagtttctcttttgttactttttttttggtttttggtttttctctctttttacttttcacatgACCATCTCAACCTTAGCTATCAGAAAGTCCAGCTCACCAGACCACTCATCCCAGTTACAGTCCACTCAGAGCGCTAAAAGGCCGCAAAAACAGGTTCTCAAAGCTGTCTCCTTTTCTTCAATCCCCCCCCCTActatctctccctcctctaTCTTGTCTATAGCTGTCAGCTGCAAGTCTAACTTCAAATCTCTCTTTTTCATGTAGGTTTTGACCGTTAGGAGGTGGAGCGTAAGTGTGAGTTTCTGAGTTACTTACTCCTTTTTCTCTATCCATTAAGATTGTTCATTTACAATcactaaaaaaaactcaaactcagTGTCTTCCTGTTTTGTGGGTTTTAGAGCAAAAAAATCAACAAGTACAGAGATGTAATTTCACCAAGAAACATTAGTTTATTAAAAGCATCATTCTTATATCCAGACTAATATTAAGATCAAATAATCTTTTCAGTGTATGATAACTTTACTGAATCTTTACCAGTATATCAATATGGGCAACAACATATTCAAAATTTGCTAAAACCTGTAGACTGGCCACTTTCAAAGTTTTATGAGGCGTTGGCTACCAGTACAGCAATTTAAATATATCCTTGTAATTGATATCAACAATTATTATGGAGTTATTTATCAAAGTAATTCAAACTAATTTATTCAAATGATCATGCCTATAGGTGTAAAGTCATAATAGAAAAACATATATTGGTGAGGATTCACACAAATTTGAGTtttatcttaaataaataatgcaagtAAAGATTGCTGGATTTTTAATATCCTCACAGTGACAGCAACTGTTTATCTACAGTCTGgaaataaatttaaatcaatcagtcaaaaaaaaatatagaattatACAGTTCTGGTAAAGTTACaattccaaaaaaaagttgctgcAAATTCATGAATGTTGACATCTGATTTGCAAAAATTACACAAAGTATTAAAAGCAATAATGAATTCAATCTTTATAAAgatggaaaataacaaaatatataagGATACAGTGATAACTAactataaataattaaaacccGGAAACTATCAACTACACTGCAGAGTAATGCAGAGGTCTCTGTGTTACGGTTCATTCAGAAGTAAACAGCTCATGTCCTACTACTATTTTATAAAGCACGCTTTGGCACAGAGTGCAGAGTGTGTTGGTGCAGGCACAGTAAATAACATGTTTCAGTCCATGTAATGATCTTTTATTATAGAGCTACTTTTTTACTACGACATTTAATgtgaacacataaacaaagaaattaaatgaaatcaaataaaaaatatatgaatactTATAACAAGGTATTAGTGAATAATGGTAAACAGGTAAGTAGGTTGGTATAGCTCATAAACAAAGACACCAACATGCAACACAGTTTCTGATTCAGTAATCAGTCTGCAATTAATCCTTCCTTTTTGTTGAAGCAGTAACTTCATCACTCTCTCCACACATATACAGGTTGGTCTCTGTCTTCTCGGTGAGGACATGCGGCTCTGACTTCTAAGAAGACCTGTGTGTGAAAGGTGATTATAGCCTGGCTGCTGTTTATCTGTTGACGTGGGCAGAGGCAAGCTGCTGTCTTCCCCAGATAATGGACTCCTGACTGCTGCTGACCTCCGATGATGAGCCTGCCACTGATAAAgactctctctttccctcagaGTGACGACTACACAAGATCTTCACGACACAAGCTGAAAACTATGTTGGACACTTTCACTAAAAAAGAGCCTGTTTATGGCCTTAAGCTCGTCACATAAAGTTTAtctgctctttgtttgtttgccagaAGATAGTTCACTTCATGTGACAGAACACCAACAGAAGAACAGATGACACCTGAGGGATACCTGTACAATACCATAAATAATGTCCTATATAACATAAGTACCTTAAGATGCAGATGAAATCAtttgtaaaatatgaaataaaacattaaaataatgtatttttaatttgttgaacTAAGGTCACTTTTCTCTGTGTTAAGTGTTCTAATGTGATGACCTTGTTTAGAAACACAAACTCTTAATATTCTTTCTTATTCCTTTTGGGCTTTCTGATACGACATAAATCTATGAAGATTCCTGTGTGCAAAGCAAAGAGAAACATCATAGCGGTATTAATGATGTATTTTTCCTGGTATCACCACACTAAAAATACCCCTTTAATAATGATAGTCTTTCTGCAcaatagcaacagtaactacaCAGACTAAACAATGTCTTTGTCTCCATCTAGTGGTCATGTGTTGTCATTGCGCCTACGGCGTTAGGACAAAATAAACGGTAAAAATACAGACCTTTACAGACTTACagatattcagtgttttatcgCAGTGTTGTCGTGACACTGAAAACAGTGTGTACACAGCTTAAGTTCAGAGGACAAAGTCCTGTCGCCGTTGCGGTGGTGCTTGTAGCTGCTCGGTTGCTATAGCAACAGACTGTTGCCGTGTAACGCTGTGACAACCGAAGTTAGCTCACGCTAAGTGTTTACGAAGGACTTGTGATTAAAAAGAAGACGCGACGTTTGACATAGTaagtttttttggtttgttatgtcatttattttcctttgtttctttcataCAGAGTCACCTTTACCTTCTGACGTTAGCCACCTAGCACCAATCTAGCTGTTAAACACAGTGTTGCTATTTGAGCTGATGATCTTACCGCTGTAGTTTATCATAATATTACTCCCAAATaggttttatttgtcacattagTCACACTATTAACAGTATAGCTAAATCAGTCAGTGTCTACAGCTCCAGGATTTGTCTTTAAATAACATGATCATCACAGCGTAAAACTGAGCTGTAGCTCTTTAAATGTGACAAAGATAACATTAAACTCTTGTCGtgtcttttatgtgtgtgtatgtgtgttgcagATGGAGGCctcaacacagagcagagttgGCGGTGGACTGTGGAACAACCCCAGAGCCACACAGTACAGCAAGGAGACCCAGGACATGCTGAGATGTGAGATGATACACTGTTCCTATGTGGATGGGGGGAAACACACATGAAGGAGTTGCTGGTGTACAAACAACTGTTTTAATCACTCAACTCTCTCCTGGTCCTCAGTAATGATGCAGGAATCAAGGCTCACCAACATCCAGAGAAAACAGATCAACGAATGCCTCAAGAGTAAGTTTGAGACGTTTGGATTGGTTTTGtttcgagcacacacacaccatgcaggctcatgggaaacatagacaatattacgttcatgtgacgctcagaacaccaacatatgattataagaaagtacaggacatttgggtccagatctggtgattttactatgtaacagtgatgtaagaatgacgtaaaaatggctataaaaggttgtgaaaagtaaaagtaaaggttcgttcggattcgcaagcagctgtctccgtgttgttatttcattgcgttctggaaggttttctccacaacagtagCACTGTGTCATACACAGACATCAAGTATACATACTCcatatattgttaaaatattataaactaATGTTTAGAACATCTTGTTATACATCCAGGCTCAAATGTTCTATGATAATAGGAGCCCACTAGTGTTTCCCTCCCCGACATTAGGCTGTCAGCTCACATTGCATTCACTGTTTAGGAGTACTGTCACACTGCATCAGCAGTACTACATACTGGTTTGCCACATTAAAAGCTTTTCTAAACTTCCCCAGATGGAGCACCTTTACCACTGACCTCTGACTCCACACCGTCAGCTTCCCCATCTCAGCCTAAAGCCAGTAAATCTGTCCAGAGACGTCTGCCAGGAAAGCCTCAGAAACGCAGCGCTGAAACTTGTCGTTCTGGGAACAACTACATGAGAGAAAAATTCCGTCCTGGTCCTATAAGTATGTTTTGAAACTGACGtagttattattttatgtcttgaaacaacaaacaacactgttGGTCACCATTCATCACTAAATTTAGGCTAACTTTATTATGTAACTCTTCTTTCCCCTCTGTTTCACCCTAGGAGActtggagaaagagaagaggaggctTCAAAATATTTTGGCAACAGGAAAAGACGAGCCCACACCGGCATCATCCAAAAATGTTTCTACACGTCGGAATCAAGAGGTAGAGGAGGACAAAGACCAGTTCCAGGAAGGTGAGGCTGACTGCACAGGAAGATGATGTAGAGTTATTAACTACCTGCTGTCTCAATTGAAGCCCATTAATTAATTCTAATATTAACCTGTCCGTCTCTTTTGTAGTTCTGGAAGAGATAGAGGAGAGAAGACAGTTTCTGGAACATATGGCCTCTCTGGGCCAGGAGAAGCAGTACATCGACATCATCAACACAGAGATATCACAGGTAAACAAGAAATATTGGCTTAAATGATAATATTATTGATTTTGAAAAAGCTTTTAGTAACATGGGTGTTCAATCTTCATTGATTTATCTTTATGAATGTTCAGTGTGATGTTCTTTTAAAACAATACGATTAAATGCTGACAGACTGATCGATAGCAACATAAATAGATCCTTAAAATGGCGCCAGCGTCAGTCAGTGTTCAGGAAGGATTAGGTTCAGATTTCATACAAACTGACAGAGAAAGGGTGTGTTATTTAATCTCTCTCAAATGCAACTTGCACTCAAACCTGTGCTATGTCACGTCTCCACTAACAGAAAATCCGAGAACTGGAGGTGTTGGAAAAGAAACGCAGTGCCAACAAGGATGCACTGACATCACAGGAGGAAGCGCTGACTgcagaacagaaaacatgaactcgctaagagacaggaggagagaaaactcACTGCCATGTAACCTCATCTTTAGATAATACTAAGTTATGTGTGGTAGTTAGAGCTGACCGCCTGCACTGTGAGGTCAGGCAGTGACAGCAttaaatttacaaaaaataaaaccacaagcTACTTGCTTTAAGTTATTTTATTCCTCTGCCTTCCAgtgtcagtatttttttttttctttttaaatcctgctgctgttttaggACAATGTATAGctgacagaaatgtgacattACAGAAGCCCTTGGTTTCAGCTGGACAGGAGAACAGgcacagagcagaaacacacagtttCTAAAATGGTAGACAAATAAGCGACTCTAAATGACTGAGTAATGAGTAAACATACTGACATCACATTAGCTCAAACAAATTCTGCAGTTAAATAAATGGCACTCGTACAAAcaatattaatgttgttttttttcatgtcatatCTATTTTTAAGGCAAAACATGGGAACGTACAGAAAGGCAtagtaaaatataaattaatgaTTGCATATTCAGGTTTTCCCCAAACGgttaaaactgttaaactgcTTCTTCACAGGTGtcaaaatactgtatgtctaaCTTTTCTAATATTCTTTATTGCCTGTATGACCTTTCATATTAACAGACAACTTAACACTTTCTATAGTGCTCCCCACTAGACCtaacattttctaaattaatCTGATTTTGAGTCTCCAAATTTgtttccattcacacacacacacacgcacgcgcgcgcgcgcgcacacataAATACTGGATCTACGTTCATCCACACCTTTGATGATATGCATTTACACAAATGACACCATCGCAGAACTACTACTGATGTAaccaagaacaagaagaagagctTAGGTATCCATTGTTGACTGAGCGTTTAAGGGTAGATGTTGCAAAATTTAAAGCAGAgttcatcttaaaaaaaaaaaaaactctttcctTTCACTAGTACCACAGTTTCAAACGAGACGAGACATGAACCGTTCTCAGATATTCATCTACAGACCTTTGGAATCAAAGAGGACACGAGTACTCAAGGAGCagagtaaaacataaaaaccttACAGCTATCAGGGATCAACTTGACTTCACTCAAAGTGAACTGACAGAACACACCTATGCTGAGCCTTGATAAAGGCCCACAGGGTAGAGTCGCCGTGCAATGCAGGGATAGTGATGCAGAACACGACAAATCAGTGCAGTAATTTGGAAACCTACTTTACTCTTCACTAGCTTGAAAGGTCAGAGAGCTTGCAAACATGTCGGCTCTTAAAGCGGCTGAGTTTTTATActgtctctttaaaaaacaacaacatacaactGAAAATAGTGACGTAAGATGTGAGTGGAGTGGATTCTGGGTTTCACTTCAAGTCGTTAATGACAGTTAAAGGAGAACTCATCTCGTCTTCTTACGTCCTATTTTTGTCTCCTCGGTCTCATTAAAATCGTCTCATATCCTCTTGGAGGAGAATGTGTCCTTTCTATGGCGATTTCTCCTTGCGGGGGCTTTTGCCTGGTTCTCCTTTGTGGCTCAGCCTCTTCAGCACCTTAATGGGTTTGAACtttgctccttttttcttctgctgctgttgctgctgctgctcacccTCTGGATCCTTATGAAAGTCTGATgaggatgaaaagaagaaagcaaagaagATTCACACATTAGAGAGAGAACAAGTGAGAACATCTTATGTTTGCTGAATCTTTAACTCGTCATCCTACCTTTTTTCTTCAGCATGGCTCCGATAAGtttatcctcctcttcttccctgtgACAGAATGACTGTTAGAGTGCTGGTAGTAGCAAAGAatcactgatcaatacactCTGGGATAGTGCAGAGTTACACAGTTAACTACCAGTCATTGGTTACCTCTGCCTGTCCTGGTCCATGTTGTTGACAATTTGGTTGCGCTGTTCAATGATGGTAACCAGCTCAGCCATTAGCTCCTGCTCCCGACTCTTATCCTCGTCTGTCCAGTCTTTCTCTAAAGAAGAGAGGGATGATAATGGATAATTTTATCTGGGTTTTTTTGggttaacttttaaaaaagatatattattaAAGAACCAGTAGAGCATCAGCTAGATTCAAACCCTATTTCATCTACAATTCTGGCTGGGAACATGATTATTTTTGTAGATAGAAgataaaaaactacagtggtTCTTTTTAATATAACCTGTGTGTACAGGTGAACTGCAGTAAGTTGCTTTGTAACCTGAGTCAAGcgttacacacatacagacaatcATTTTTGACTAGTCTCAACATGATGAATGAACACACCTGGTTTGTTGAGGAGACACCTCAGCTCATACTCCACATCAGCTTGCCTCTCCTCCAGGTTCTGCTGCTTCGCTCTGCAGTGAGAAACATTGACACCGTACGTTACACACAAATTTCCTCTAATGTAGTTTTAAACTTTTTGTAAAATCTTTACGTAAAAAATATAATGAGCTACAATATAAGACAGCTGCAATAGACAATAAATGGCTAACCACGCTTAGTGAgcgttcagacagggacaggcaggtggggggagctgaggtgggttgctgtAGGCGTGgctatacctgctgaatgtaaccgctgtttaggaaataactttttattttgctgctttatcaaggccggcgctcgctctctgttgttgtaactctatgtctctcgaccaaagcactctctctctaatcatcagacacaaatcaaattaaacttcttcatgtctctaTTTTGCGGCGTAAAATTGCGTgtcggactcagatttagaagctgggtacatgaaataaagtcagaacacacacacaggtagattatcagagtttagtctgtgaattcacctggatagtctctgctttcaggctgtctgtggaggtttgatcgagtgtctgattggcttgcggGACGTGACATGGGCTCCATTTTCCCAAAAGTTAAATCTGACTTAACTTCTCTCCCGGGCGCTGGcaatgtttttctgcagcaaCGCCTGTGTTGCTGGCTGCCGGTGCGGAAACGcacgacccccactgaaatTAATTGAAAAACGCTGCCGGCGTCCGGTTTGCCTGTCCCTATCCGAACATACACTTAATTGTTTTTCCcaaactaataaaaaacattacacaGAATAAGTCTGCTGTGAACGAGCCCTCGCTGCAGTCTGACACTTACGTGTAAACAAGCTCAGCTTCTCTTCGTACTAAAAGATGTTTCTCGTGGATGAGAGTGAACCAGTCCACCAGCAGGTGTTCCTCATCCtcatctgaaaaacacacatacatatttgttatctacttttttttttaatcttttatgaTGTATTGTTCTTTTGAGATGAAGTCTTGGGATCTTTTGGGAGCTATTTAAGCTCGAGCAGCCATTTTAGTAAAGTGTGATGTGTTACCATTGGGGTTGTCTCGCAGCTTCTTCTCTAGCTCCACTCCCCTCTGCTCCAGTTCATCCAGCTGTTTCTCCAGCTGACCCATCTCCCCGTGAATGTCTTCTACTGGGATGTACTGATCTGACTGCACCTGGATGGATGATTGGATCACTTGAGTACTTGCTCTTCTGTGTTTGACACAGACGTGAAAATATCCACTCTATACATTTTTTCAGAGTTAATGCATACAGTCCGTGTTTCCCCTTTGGTTTTTGTACCTTGCGTTTGATGAGAGGGAAGCCATGGCCGGGCGCTGGAGGTCTGGCAGGACGAGGTCCTTTTGGTGGTTTGGTTTTGGATTTAGCAGGGGAGGGAGAAGCTTTCCTGTTGAACGGGTTCTCCTTACAGATCCGCTAAAATGAGAAAAGATACACAGCTGGAGTATAATATGCAAAGTGTATTGCTCTATACTGCTTTGCTTAGAGGAGGCCCTGTTACCTTATTATGTGCTTGGGAGGCTCCTGAGGCCAATGGACTGGGGGTCGTTGGAGGTCGTGGCGGAGGGGTTCCAGCCCCTTTGGTGCTCATGCTGCGACCAGTCTGTGGTGTGGCTGGAGCTGAGCTGGCATTTGATGGCATGGGAGAAGGGTAGGGGCCTGGAGAAGGATGAGGAAGACGCTCgctggaggacgaggaggaaggagaggccACAGAGTCACACGGTGAACAGATTGAAGGCTCTGAGACGCTCTTGGTGAAGGGGTGTTGCTGGTCGCTGCTGGCACTGCCACTCAACGGGGGCTGGGAGGAACTGTGGTCTGAGCCAGAAGACAGACTCTCTGTGCTGAGAGCTGGAGAGGGGGAGCAAGAGGAGGGCTGAGAGTAAGGGAGaactgaagaggaaagaaggtTTAGTAAAAACCAAAgagcagaaatgaaatgaaacaggaaTCAAAGCGGTTTGAACAGAATGGACAGAGGATGGGAGAGAAGAACAAAAGACAATGAACATCTATAAACAACACCACACTGTGTTCTCCAGCCTCATTGTTCCAGTTTGTTCTCATTGTGCCGGCTTGCATTTTCAATTTGAGTATGAAACTGATTCTAGGTGTGACTTTTGCTTGTTATTACTTTTGCTTGTGGTGACAACATGTCTGTGAGGAAGTGGTACTGTCAGTGAAGCAGACTATCACAGGGctaaaaaataatgttgttgtgtttttttaattaactgtttgGTGCATCGTAGAAAGAATACTCTGATTAACTCAGAAGATATGATGGACCTGGTGGACCGCAGAAGACAAGTGTAGCTGATAACAAAGGTTGTAGAAATACCACAACAGAACAGATCAAAAACACTCTACAGGATGTAGCTGACTAATTGTGGAGCTTTCAAAAAAACACCAGCTCATCTGCGAAACCTCAGAGGGTTAGGTAAATCATTTTAGGCCAAAAAGTTCAGTGTTGACTTGCCAAGTCAATCATGTGACCTCAGTCAAATAAAGCACGCGTCACTTGCCGCAAACCAAGGTCGCTGAACAATCCAATTACATTTGATCCAATAAATTTAAAGTATGTATAAAAGTGGCTGAAAGTCTTACATCAAGCTGAAATTCTCAGAGTTTCATCTCAAAACCTGTTTACTAGAATACTGCAAAAGAGAGaatagttttaaaaatacatgtctAAATTCTGCTTGTTTAATAACTTTTAGTGGCAGCGTAGAGAACGACAACAAGAGCAAACGCGTCTCCCTCAAAACTACCTTATGAGATAGGGAAAATAAATTTTACACAAGCAAATACTCACTACAGACTTACTAATATTATTAATGTCTTGTCTTTGCATTTTGTTCACTGTATAAAATAACAGACAGTTAGGCAGCTCTAGTCTTAGTTTGATGCTTGGTCAAATATAATGCTGGTTAAACTGACCTTGGTGGCCTGCAGGTGGCTGCGGAGCGCGAGGTGCCGGCCGTTTCTTGCTCTTGGCGCTCCCTGGGCTGGCAGAACGGGATGAGCTTCCTCCACTAGGTGGAGTGAGTCCACCTGTCGCATCAGCAGCCCGGGTGATGCTGTACCATGGGTGACTAGCCACAACCGTGGGTGGCACTGCACCACCTTCAgtcccctcttcttcctccacctcgTTATTTTCTTCCTCGTCATCCTCCTCGTCGAATGGGTTGGCAGGCGGAGGGGGCGTGCTGGGTCTGGAGCCTTCCCCTttgagagaggacagagagccTGTATTGGGAGGTGTTGCCAGGCCGGCAGGGGGAGGGGCGGgggctttcttcttcttggtttcTGATTGGACCAGGGCGAGCCAAGGTGGGTCTTTGGGTTTATGGGTGCCACTGGGCAGGCTGGAcagtgagacacacagacagtgatggTGGGGTCACAAACAGGGAGGACAACAAAGTACAGCCAAACGGAGGCATGGAGGGGCAAACGACTACAGTGCATGCTGTAAACAGAGAAAGACTTATGATGATATGATTTAAGCCGGTGAAATGGTGGcaatggacagaaaaaaaagatatttaacaCAAGTTGAGCTACCTTCCAGGTGACTGTGATCTCTCTCGAGGTTTGGGAGGAGTCGGAGGCTTCTGGCTTTCACCTGTGATTTCAAGTGAGATGTTAAAGAGGATAAAGATCAACAGCTCCTGTTTTCATCTATAATATTATATACCGCAGTGAGCACCCACCGTCTGCTGTACGGAGTAGTCGCACCCGAGGtgcaggacgaggaggaggggtgggttCAGAAACCCGGCGTGGTGCAGGTACTGGTCGGCTGGAACCTTCTTGATGACTGACAGGTGTAGGAGGGAGGTCCCCATTAGTCGTTAATTTGGCTGGTGTTTTAGtatcttcctctttctcctcctcttcctcctcatcactTTCGTCAAAAGGGttgggaggagaagaagaacgtGGTATCTCTTCTGTGACTCCACCGTTGTCCACgtcttttgttgtttccaaAGAGTCTGCTTCATTTGTTGTAACAGCACTGACAGTAACAGAGTCTTTGGCAGGCATGTCAGTATCATTTGTTTGGCTTACTGGAGAAGCGCTCTCTGCCTGGTCCCTCTCTGAGGGCGAGGTGTGAGGTATTGTGCTGCGACCAATCCTGGCAGACTGAAATACCGCTGGTTTCTTGCTAATATCTGGCC includes the following:
- the micall1a gene encoding MICAL-like protein 1 isoform X2; its protein translation is MGSLKALQEWCRIQCENYNDVEIKDMSSSFRDGLAFCAIIHRYRPELIDFGSLSKENVYENNRLAFEVAETQLGIPALLDPEDMVSMKVPDRLSIITYVSQYYNFFNNKSQANPPCMKRLSSAGLNEPAQKRPPTPLEDKAVESEPSQPAQTGIAVFGAVKHSTLSSTCSACQKHVHLVQRFLVDGKLYHRNCFRCTECHSTLLPGSYKLRSNSGVLVCTHHLTKPGPASQNGRPDISKKPAVFQSARIGRSTIPHTSPSERDQAESASPVSQTNDTDMPAKDSVTVSAVTTNEADSLETTKDVDNGGVTEEIPRSSSPPNPFDESDEEEEEEKEEDTKTPAKLTTNGDLPPTPVSHQEGSSRPVPAPRRVSEPTPPPRPAPRVRLLRTADGESQKPPTPPKPRERSQSPGSLPSGTHKPKDPPWLALVQSETKKKKAPAPPPAGLATPPNTGSLSSLKGEGSRPSTPPPPANPFDEEDDEEENNEVEEEEGTEGGAVPPTVVASHPWYSITRAADATGGLTPPSGGSSSRSASPGSAKSKKRPAPRAPQPPAGHQALSTESLSSGSDHSSSQPPLSGSASSDQQHPFTKSVSEPSICSPCDSVASPSSSSSSERLPHPSPGPYPSPMPSNASSAPATPQTGRSMSTKGAGTPPPRPPTTPSPLASGASQAHNKRICKENPFNRKASPSPAKSKTKPPKGPRPARPPAPGHGFPLIKRKVQSDQYIPVEDIHGEMGQLEKQLDELEQRGVELEKKLRDNPNDEDEEHLLVDWFTLIHEKHLLVRREAELVYTAKQQNLEERQADVEYELRCLLNKPEKDWTDEDKSREQELMAELVTIIEQRNQIVNNMDQDRQREEEEDKLIGAMLKKKDFHKDPEGEQQQQQQQKKKGAKFKPIKVLKRLSHKGEPGKSPRKEKSP
- the micall1a gene encoding MICAL-like protein 1 isoform X1, translated to MGSLKALQEWCRIQCENYNDVEIKDMSSSFRDGLAFCAIIHRYRPELIDFGSLSKENVYENNRLAFEVAETQLGIPALLDPEDMVSMKVPDRLSIITYVSQYYNFFNNKSQANPPCMKRLSSAGLNEPAQKRPPTPLEDKAVESEPSQPAQTGIAVFGAVKHSTLSSTCSACQKHVHLVQRFLVDGKLYHRNCFRCTECHSTLLPGSYKLRSNSGVLVCTHHLTKPGPASQNGRPDISKKPAVFQSARIGRSTIPHTSPSERDQAESASPVSQTNDTDMPAKDSVTVSAVTTNEADSLETTKDVDNGGVTEEIPRSSSPPNPFDESDEEEEEEKEEDTKTPAKLTTNGDLPPTPVSHQEGSSRPVPAPRRVSEPTPPPRPAPRVRLLRTADGESQKPPTPPKPRERSQSPGSLPSGTHKPKDPPWLALVQSETKKKKAPAPPPAGLATPPNTGSLSSLKGEGSRPSTPPPPANPFDEEDDEEENNEVEEEEGTEGGAVPPTVVASHPWYSITRAADATGGLTPPSGGSSSRSASPGSAKSKKRPAPRAPQPPAGHQVLPYSQPSSCSPSPALSTESLSSGSDHSSSQPPLSGSASSDQQHPFTKSVSEPSICSPCDSVASPSSSSSSERLPHPSPGPYPSPMPSNASSAPATPQTGRSMSTKGAGTPPPRPPTTPSPLASGASQAHNKRICKENPFNRKASPSPAKSKTKPPKGPRPARPPAPGHGFPLIKRKVQSDQYIPVEDIHGEMGQLEKQLDELEQRGVELEKKLRDNPNDEDEEHLLVDWFTLIHEKHLLVRREAELVYTAKQQNLEERQADVEYELRCLLNKPEKDWTDEDKSREQELMAELVTIIEQRNQIVNNMDQDRQREEEEDKLIGAMLKKKDFHKDPEGEQQQQQQQKKKGAKFKPIKVLKRLSHKGEPGKSPRKEKSP